AATTGTACCTTAAAATTAGTACACTTTTATTTCATCATAATTTCTAGGTACAACCGAATTCATTATTTGTAAAGTTTTTTGGAAATGTGAAATTGGTCATCTTGTGGTTGGCTAGATAGTTGCCTTAATTTAATTTAATTTAATTTAATTTAATTTAATTTAATTTAATTTAATTTAATTTAATTTAATTTAATTTAATTTAATTTAATTTAATTTTGTTATAGTTCATTGTGGAATTTATAGAGAGATTTTATGTTTAAAAACCTAAAGTTAGGTGTGAAAATTGGCGGAAGTTTTGGCGTTGTATTAACGTTGCTTTCTATAGCGTTGGTTATTGGGATATATTCAATTAAAAATGTGGATGATGAGATAGTTAAATATAGAACTCAAACGCGTCAAACGAACCAATTTAGTAAGTTACAAAGTAATATGTTGATGCTTCAAATTAATGTCAAAGATTTTCTTATAACAGAGAACGATAAAAATTTAAAGCAATATTATTTTTTTATTAAAAAATTAAATAGCATTATCATGGAAGCAGATCAAGAAATTGATTTTTCAGGGCGGACAAATCTGGTTGAGAAAGTTGATACAGCTATGAGAAATTATGAAATTGCTTTTGAGCGAGTAGTAAGTTTATTAGAACAAAAGGATACTATCCATAACTCAATACTAGTGCCTAGTGGTGAAAATATGAGCCGATTGATTGGCGATATCATTCAGTCTTCTTATGACGATGGTGATACTGAACTAGCCTACTATGCGAGCCATGTGCAAGAGAAAATGTTGCTTGGACGTCTGTTTGTTGTCAAGTTTCTTCAAAGTAATCAGACTGGTGATTTTAATATGGCGATTGAAAACATGGACAAAGCTTTAACAGATGAAATCAAAAAATTGAGCCTTCGCTTACATAACTCAGAACGTAGGGAGATACTAATAAAACTTACCCATTCTCATCTGAGCTATATTCAAGCGATGAGAGATATTCATGATTTAATTGTTGAGCGAAATAACATCATTACTAACCATCTAGAAGCTATTGGTTCACAAGTAGATATTCTTGTTGATGAGATGAAGCAGATTGTTTTAAAAGAGCAAAATATTCTTGGGGTCGAACTTCAGGAACATACAGATAGAAGTGTAAAAATTACTCTTATCGTGTCTGTCATTGCTATTTTATTTGGTGGATTATGCGCTCATTTTTTGACTTTAGCCATCACTAAACCAATACAAAAAGCCGTCGATGCCGCTAATCAACTTGCTCAGGGTGACTTGGCTATTAACGTAGGGATAACGAGCAAGGATGAAACGGGCAAGCTTCTTGATGCGGTGCAAAATACCGCTGATCATCTTAAACAGATGATTTCTACTATTTCAACCGCGAGCAGTGAATTGGCTTCGGCTTCCGAGGAATTAGCTGTGGTGACAGAGCAGACTTCTAAAGGTATTGGTTTGCAAGAAACTGAAACAGAGATGGTTGCGACGGCCATGAATGAGATGTCTGCGACGGTGCAGAATGTGGCGAACAATGCGGCTAAGGCATCGGACGCCGCCAATCAAGCTGATAAGGAAGCCATGTCAGGAGCGAAGGTAGTTGAACAAACTATTACTTCTATTAATTTACTGTCGCAAAGTGTGAATCATTCCTCTGGCAAAATGAATGAGGTGCAACTGGAAGTGCTGAACATCAGCAAGATTCTAGCCGTCATACGAGAGATAGCTGAACAGACTAACCTACTTGCGTTGAATGCGGCGATTGAAGCTGCGAGGGCGGGAGAGCAAGGAAGAGGCTTTGCCGTTGTTGCAGATGAAGTGCGCTCATTAGCAGAAAGAACACAAGGTTCGACTTCTGAAATCCAAGCCATCATTGAGCAACTTCAGGTGGGAACTAAAAGTACAGTAGAAGCGATGGATCAAGGTAAAATACAGGCTGATAACTGTGTAGCACAAGCAGCGAATGCTAGTTCAGCCCTCCAAGCCATTACCTCTGCAATTAATACAATTAACGAGATGAATATGCAAATTGCTAGTGCCTCTGAGCAACAAAGCATAGTGGCTGAAGATATCCATCAGAATGTTGTTAACGTGAAACATATTGCTGAGGAAAATGCGGTTGCTGCTAACCAAACCAGTGCTTCGAGTACAGAGATAGCACGTCTTGCTGGAGATTTGGGGCAATTAGTTTCTCAGTTTCAAGTTTGATATATCTGGATAACTCAGTGAACTTACCAAGTAAAATGATTTTTCATAACAAAATGTATGAGTTTAAAAAAATCCCTTTTTTAAGTTCTACGGCATGTCATATTTAAATTTTTGCTTGCTCAAAGAAGCTAGACTGGAAATAAGGCGGGAAATAGGCTTATTTGTTGACCATACTTCTGTCTTAGATAGAAAAATATGTCGCCATCCTGCCGCCATTAGTAATTTTATATCAATGTAAGTTTTTGTTTTTAAATTACTTATGTTCTCATTGTATATAATGGCTTCTTTGATTCAATCAGGCCTAGATCTAACACCAATCATTACTCACCACTACAAAGTGGACGACTTCCAGAAAGGCTTCGACATGATGCGCTCTGGTATGTCAGGTAAAGTAATCCTAGATTGGGAATAATTCTGAATTAGGAAGCTAACTTAAGAAAGCTTAATAGAAAGGCGACAGTTATTACTGTCGCCTTTTTTGTGTCTATCTCGCCTTGATATGTGTTTGCACTTTTAGAAATGCTTGTGACAAGAAGAGCACATAACAAAGGGCGACATGATCAAAGGTCCTGTCGCCCATATCGCTTTTATTTCGAGGCTTATTAACCCGCAGCAGCCTGCATGATGAGACCACAGATGTAGGCACCGTATGTACCTAGAGCGTAACCCAATACCGCCATTAGGATACCTACTGGCGCTAATGCTGGGTGGAACGCTGCTGCTACGATAGGAGCCGATGCTGCGCCGCCAACGTTAGCTTGGCTACCGACAGCCATGAAGAACAGTGGTGCACGGATAAGCTTCGCCATCACAATCATTAGAATGGCATGGATAGTTAGCCATGTGATACCAATGAAGAAGTAGCCTGGATTGTCTAAGATAGCCGTCACATCCATTTGCATACCGATAGTTGCAACTAGGATGTAGATGAACGCTGAACCTACCTTTGATGCGCCACTGTGCTCAAGACTGCGTGTTGATTTGAAGCATGAAGCGATGAGCGCGAACGTTGTCACCATTACGATTAACCAGAAGAAGCCTGATGTAAGGCTGTACTTCGCAAGCTCTGGAGCGTTGGTCGAGATCCAAGGTGCGATTAGGTCACTGAATAAGTGAGCTAGACCCGTAAGACCAAACGCAATACCCGTGATCTTCATTAGATCAGTTGTGGTCGTTGGGCGAGCGTTCTCTTCTTGGTATTTAGAAACCGTCTCTTTTAGCTCTTCGATAGATGATGTGTCTGCTTTTAACCATGCATCAATTTTCTTCTGACGGCCTGCCATGATAAGTAACACGGCCATCCAAATGTTCGCACAGATAACATCAACCGTAATCATTGCAGAGAACAGTTGGTCATCAACCTCGAACACTTCTTTCATTGCTGCTTGGTTTGCACCGCCGCCAATCCAAGAACCTGCCACAGTTGTAAGGCCGCGCCATACATCGCCAGATACAAGGTCAGGGTTAACTTGGTCGATGATTAGAATCGCTAAAGGCCCGCCAATAATAATGCCGACAGTACCAGTTAGGAACATGATGACGGCTTTAGAACCAAGGCCAAATATTTTACGAAGGTCTGCTGAGATGATCAGAAGAACGAGTGCACTCGGTAATAGGTAGCGACTTGCAACGAAGTATAGCTTTGAGTTTGACGCATCGATGATGCCGAAGCTGTTCAGCAATGAGGGAACAAAGTAACAGAGCAATAGACCCGGAACGAACGAGTAGAATTTTTTCAGTGCGCTATTTTGGCTACTTTCCGTGATAAAAACACCGCCAAGAATAACAGCTAACATGCCCATTATTACTGCATCATTAGTAATCATTATTATATCTCCTTTAAGGTGAGCGCAACCGCCTCACTTTTTGAAGTGCAGGACTATACCGACAACTGGCATGCGTTACAAATTGTAACGATAGACATACTTTGAAATGTTTTTGTTAATTTTTATGGTTTGAATCTGTGAATGTGGAATGTTAGTTATTGGCGATGTGAATGTTTTAGTGGCGACTTGTGAGGCGTGTTTAGATATATGCAATGTAACTCAAACGTTAGAGGATGGTCGCTACGAATTAGAACGACGACTGAAGGGCTTAAAAGAATGCATATATACCTGTATTGACGGTATGGTTTATGTGGAGAGGTAATGTTTTATAAATGTAAAAAGTGAATTCATTTTTGACGGGTAACTTGAGATTGAAAATTATAACTGGATCACATAAATGTCGTGGTTCATCTGATTTAGGTTCCGTGTTTTGGCTTCATCGGTCGTGCTATTCGTATTTAGAGAATGAAAAAGCGACCCGAAAGCCGCTTTTTGAGTGGTTGTTAACCTCGAATTTGAGCTCTGCTTAGGTTTGTTCTTCCTCAAAGCCATCTGCATAGCCTTTCGGTGGCGGGGTCCAACCTCGTTCTGAGCGAGAGTGCTTGTCTGAACGGTCTTTTTTCATGTCTTCTTTCATTGCTTCTTCAAGGTGAATGAAGATTTGTCGGTAGTTGTTGTCGTAACGTGGGTTCTCTTCCGCTTCAGACCAAGCTTGGTATAGTTTTTCAGACTTACGGCTTTCAACACGTTGATACGTTGATTTTTGCTGTTCAACGAAGAATGGATGGTGCCCTAAAGAACGTAGAGCTTCTGCGCCCATTTCGAGTGCCGAGTGGTACGTTTCTGAGACTACAGAATCTGCACCAGCTTCTCGTAGGCGGTAACTGTGACCACGGTCGAACGCACGCGCTAAAATTTTCACTTTAGGGTAGGTGTGTTTAACGTATTTTACTAATTCAACGCTTGAGTCTTGGTTATCGATAGCGACGACAAACATTGCGGCTTCTTCGATCCCTGCTGTATGCAATAAGTCATGACGAGTCGCATCACCAAAGTAAGATTTGATGTTGATAGAGCGAAGTAAATCGACTTGGTTGGCTTGGTGATCCAAAACCACAGTCTTGACATCATTCGACACCAATAAGCGGTTAACGATTTGACCGAATCGGCCAATACCAGCAATGATCACCGTACCTTTCTCTTCGATAGTATCGGCTTCTCGGTCGTTAGACTTTTGCTCGTAACGAGGAAGTATCACTTTATCAAATAGAATGAATAAGCCTGGTGTTAGGAACATTGAAAGAGCAACAACCAGCGACAGAGTTTGGACTATATCAGCAGACAATACGTGGTTTTGAGCCGAGAAGCTCAGTAGTACAAAACCAAATTCACCGGCTTGCGCCAAGCTCAACGTAAACAACCAACGGTCGCTATTTTTAATTTTGAAGATCAACGCCAATGTAAACAACACCAAGGCTTTAAGTAGCATAACGCCAAGAGTGAGGCCAATGATCAAACCAAAGTCGTTGAATAGAACATCAAAGTTGATGCCCGCACCTACCGTAATGAAGAACAAGCCAAGTAGCAGCCCTTTAAACGGGTCTATATTAGACTCAAGCTCGTGGCGGAATTCACTGTTCGCCAATACCACACCCGCAAGGAAGGTTCCTAAAGCTGGTGAGAGGCCGACTAGGCTCATTAGTGCAGCAATACCAATAACCAACATCAGTGCGGTTGCAGTAAAGATTTCTCGCAAGCCTGAGCTCGCCACAAAGCGGAACAGTGGACGACTCAAGAAGTGCCCGCCGACCACAACAATCGCAATAGATGCTGTGATCACAAGGCCATAAGCCCAGCCGGGTAGGCCAGCAACAAGACTCAACTCTTCATGGTGATCAGAAGTCGAAGCGACCGCGCTTTGTGCAGCTTCGATTAATTCTGGCAACGCCAATAGAGGGATAAATGCCAGCATCGGAATGACAGCGATATCTTGGAACAGTAAGACCGAGAAAGCATTCTTGCCGCCTTCTGTCTTGGAGAGCCCTTTCTCATTAAAGGTTTGGAGAACAATCGCGGTAGATGACAGTGCGAAGATCAAACCGATAGTCAGCGCGATCGTCCAAGGTTGCCCGAAGAACAGAGCAATCCCCATGACTATGGCCGTTGTGCCACCGACTTGTAGGCCGCCGAGCCCCATCAGGCGGTTTCTCATTGCCCAAAGCATCTTAGGCTCAAGCTCAAGCCCGACCAAGAACAGCATCATTACTACACCGAATTCGGCAAAGTGTTGAATGGTCGTGGTCTCTTCACCCACTAAGCCGATGATTGGGCCAATCACCACACCGGCAATGAGGTAACCAAGCACAGATCCGAGACCAAGCCTTTTGGCGATAGGAACCGCGATGACTGCGGCAAGCAAATAGATAAATGCTTGTAGAAAATATCCTGTCATGATTTAACCTCTGCTCATCAGTTCATCAACGTAATGGTTTAGCTTTTCAGCCTTGCTTGCCTTTTTAAGGTCGACTTCGCCCGCAACAAAAGCCACTAAAAGTGTTTTATAGCTGTTTACGTGATCTTGAATTCGGCCTTCTTCCAACGCAGTACGTGAACCAAATAAAGCCAATGGGGCCAAGTAGTTCATGCCGCACAAAGATGCTGTTTGTTCGATTGGGTGAAGCAGTTCACGTATGGTGAAGTGGTTATAACCGTCTGTCTGATAAGCATCTTTCTTGCCACCAGCGGTGATACTGCATAACAAGCTTTTACCTTGCAGTTCATTACCGTCGGTGCCATAAGCAAAGCCATATTCGAGAACAAGGTCTTGCCATTCTTTAAGAATCGCGGGGGTTGAGTACCAATATAGTGGGAACTGAAAAATGATGATGTCATGGTCCAACAGGCGTTTCTGTTCACGGTCGATATTGATCTTGAAGGTTGGGTACTCAGCATAGAGGTCGACACAGGTAACCCCGTTAATGCGTTTGGCTTGCTCAAATAAGGGTTTGTTCGCTTCAGAGCGATGCTGAGAAGGGTGGGCGAATAGCACCAAGACTCGATTTTTCGACATATAGCCCTCTTTGTCCATTAACGAATAATATTTATTGGAATTATAGATATACAATAATAGAAGAATGGTTGAACAACAACGAATTAGCCCATACTTATCTAGTTAGATGCGCGTGTTTTTAGGGACTTAATTATATAAAACACCCGTCAATTTGAGTATTTCCGGCACACGCAGCCGATGACTGCG
The nucleotide sequence above comes from Vibrio atlanticus. Encoded proteins:
- a CDS encoding HAMP domain-containing methyl-accepting chemotaxis protein, with the protein product MFKNLKLGVKIGGSFGVVLTLLSIALVIGIYSIKNVDDEIVKYRTQTRQTNQFSKLQSNMLMLQINVKDFLITENDKNLKQYYFFIKKLNSIIMEADQEIDFSGRTNLVEKVDTAMRNYEIAFERVVSLLEQKDTIHNSILVPSGENMSRLIGDIIQSSYDDGDTELAYYASHVQEKMLLGRLFVVKFLQSNQTGDFNMAIENMDKALTDEIKKLSLRLHNSERREILIKLTHSHLSYIQAMRDIHDLIVERNNIITNHLEAIGSQVDILVDEMKQIVLKEQNILGVELQEHTDRSVKITLIVSVIAILFGGLCAHFLTLAITKPIQKAVDAANQLAQGDLAINVGITSKDETGKLLDAVQNTADHLKQMISTISTASSELASASEELAVVTEQTSKGIGLQETETEMVATAMNEMSATVQNVANNAAKASDAANQADKEAMSGAKVVEQTITSINLLSQSVNHSSGKMNEVQLEVLNISKILAVIREIAEQTNLLALNAAIEAARAGEQGRGFAVVADEVRSLAERTQGSTSEIQAIIEQLQVGTKSTVEAMDQGKIQADNCVAQAANASSALQAITSAINTINEMNMQIASASEQQSIVAEDIHQNVVNVKHIAEENAVAANQTSASSTEIARLAGDLGQLVSQFQV
- a CDS encoding DUF819 domain-containing protein, with amino-acid sequence MITNDAVIMGMLAVILGGVFITESSQNSALKKFYSFVPGLLLCYFVPSLLNSFGIIDASNSKLYFVASRYLLPSALVLLIISADLRKIFGLGSKAVIMFLTGTVGIIIGGPLAILIIDQVNPDLVSGDVWRGLTTVAGSWIGGGANQAAMKEVFEVDDQLFSAMITVDVICANIWMAVLLIMAGRQKKIDAWLKADTSSIEELKETVSKYQEENARPTTTTDLMKITGIAFGLTGLAHLFSDLIAPWISTNAPELAKYSLTSGFFWLIVMVTTFALIASCFKSTRSLEHSGASKVGSAFIYILVATIGMQMDVTAILDNPGYFFIGITWLTIHAILMIVMAKLIRAPLFFMAVGSQANVGGAASAPIVAAAFHPALAPVGILMAVLGYALGTYGAYICGLIMQAAAG
- a CDS encoding monovalent cation:proton antiporter-2 (CPA2) family protein; translated protein: MTGYFLQAFIYLLAAVIAVPIAKRLGLGSVLGYLIAGVVIGPIIGLVGEETTTIQHFAEFGVVMMLFLVGLELEPKMLWAMRNRLMGLGGLQVGGTTAIVMGIALFFGQPWTIALTIGLIFALSSTAIVLQTFNEKGLSKTEGGKNAFSVLLFQDIAVIPMLAFIPLLALPELIEAAQSAVASTSDHHEELSLVAGLPGWAYGLVITASIAIVVVGGHFLSRPLFRFVASSGLREIFTATALMLVIGIAALMSLVGLSPALGTFLAGVVLANSEFRHELESNIDPFKGLLLGLFFITVGAGINFDVLFNDFGLIIGLTLGVMLLKALVLFTLALIFKIKNSDRWLFTLSLAQAGEFGFVLLSFSAQNHVLSADIVQTLSLVVALSMFLTPGLFILFDKVILPRYEQKSNDREADTIEEKGTVIIAGIGRFGQIVNRLLVSNDVKTVVLDHQANQVDLLRSINIKSYFGDATRHDLLHTAGIEEAAMFVVAIDNQDSSVELVKYVKHTYPKVKILARAFDRGHSYRLREAGADSVVSETYHSALEMGAEALRSLGHHPFFVEQQKSTYQRVESRKSEKLYQAWSEAEENPRYDNNYRQIFIHLEEAMKEDMKKDRSDKHSRSERGWTPPPKGYADGFEEEQT
- a CDS encoding NAD(P)H-dependent oxidoreductase: MSKNRVLVLFAHPSQHRSEANKPLFEQAKRINGVTCVDLYAEYPTFKINIDREQKRLLDHDIIIFQFPLYWYSTPAILKEWQDLVLEYGFAYGTDGNELQGKSLLCSITAGGKKDAYQTDGYNHFTIRELLHPIEQTASLCGMNYLAPLALFGSRTALEEGRIQDHVNSYKTLLVAFVAGEVDLKKASKAEKLNHYVDELMSRG